In the Arachis ipaensis cultivar K30076 chromosome B04, Araip1.1, whole genome shotgun sequence genome, aaatttgattgagattataACTCAGAAGCATAGGAATTAAAAAATGTGTATCATTTGAGAAACATTAATAATGGAGAAAAGTATAAATAGAATGTGAGTTGAGAGACGCGTGGGGGTAGTAGCTGAGAGTGAGGCAGATACATACGCGAATCTTGAAACCAAATAAAAGCAAAGCACCTGAGAGCTCAGTCAAGCGAAGATCCTGTTCCCCagtcagttagttagttagttaggtgtgaaaatctactcagaaggaaagaaagaaagaaaggatgaaCAGGAGGCAGCGGAGAGCGTTCATGGTGTTGATGTGGACAGTTGGATTCTGTCTCATCGGTTACATCGGCGGCAGACCTCTCTATTGGCATCTCAACGAGTCCCTCTCCGCCGTCTCTTCTTGCGCTCCTTGCCACTGCGATTGCTCTCTTGAacctcttctttctcttcctgACGGTATCTACCTCTTCTTTTCATGCCTTTCAAATGTTTCTTATGCTGACATATTCATCAAAGTGTTTGTTTTCTTATGCAGGATTGAATAACTCCATTTTAGGTCAGTTCTTCTCCCTCTATTACTACTACTCATAGGAAAAAAAATGCAGTTATCAGATAATAATCCCATACAAATTCACCTATGCAATCACGATACGCACCATGATCATAGTTAAACACACATGCAAATACATAGCTGTTATTAACTGCACTAGTTTATAGTTTTTGGAGATGTTTATCCTTAATCTTTGCAGCACATACACATTCAAGTCAGTATAAGTGAATTATATATTGTGCTTTATATAATAAAAgcatacctttttttttttccaaatttcaATCTAATTTATAAGTGTTCTGGAAAGGTGAGTTACTGTTCATTATAAATGGTCGGTTACTAAAGTAAAGATAAATGACCATAACGAAGATAATGATTCTGTTGATAATCGAGTTATAACATTGAAAATGCGTTTATGTCTGAGATATTTGTCGGTTACAACTGATTCATAACGGTCAGATTataagttttaatttaatttagttcaAGTGAACTTTCACATTAATTTTAGAGGAAGGGCTTTGCCACAATTGTAAGGTTATTGTCAAAACAGCCTCATTTCACAGTTCATGTGTTAATGTGTAGATTGTATGAAGCAAGACCCAGAGGAGGGTGAAGGGTCTGAGAGGAGATTCACTGAGCTTTTGTCACAGGAAGTAAGGCAGAAGGAAGCCATAGCTGAGGAGAAACAAAGGATAGCCGACACGACACTCTTGGAGGCAAAGAAACTAGCATCACAGTATCAGAAGGAGGCTGATAAGTGCAACTCAGGGATGGAGACATGTGAGGAGGCTAGGGAGAGAGCTGAGGCAGCTCTTGTGAATCAGATGAAGGAGACTGCATTGTGGGAACTCAGGGCTCGGCAAAGAGGATGGAAAGAGAGCGCTTTTAAGATATCTAGGGCTCACTTTTGAATACAGATATCATCTTCTGCCCTGTGTTTTTCAGTAGATTGTTCATTCTTCTTCTATTCATTGACTTATTTTTGTGACTACTTGATATATTGTTTAATGAACAAATAAGTAGATAAGTAATTATTGTTCACCTATTCAAC is a window encoding:
- the LOC107638648 gene encoding uncharacterized protein LOC107638648, translated to MNRRQRRAFMVLMWTVGFCLIGYIGGRPLYWHLNESLSAVSSCAPCHCDCSLEPLLSLPDGLNNSILDCMKQDPEEGEGSERRFTELLSQEVRQKEAIAEEKQRIADTTLLEAKKLASQYQKEADKCNSGMETCEEARERAEAALVNQMKETALWELRARQRGWKESAFKISRAHF